In one Leptospira yasudae genomic region, the following are encoded:
- a CDS encoding O-methyltransferase codes for MSRKNIQLTEKLEEYIFRNSVREPDSFRRLREETGKLAQANMQISPEEGQFLHILTKLSGAKRIIEIGTFTGYSSLCFASALPSDGKILCCDISEEWTTIARKHWKENGLESKVRLKIGSALETLQVILDSKSAPEWASDFAFGSSTIDLVFLDADKENYPNYYPLILKLLKPGGLLIVDNVLWDGSVADETHQEISTIGIRKLNEMIHSDESVDVSLVPIADGVSLVRKK; via the coding sequence CTGAGTAGAAAGAACATACAGCTCACGGAAAAACTGGAAGAGTATATCTTCCGGAATTCCGTTCGAGAGCCGGACTCTTTTCGAAGATTGCGGGAAGAGACCGGCAAACTGGCTCAAGCCAACATGCAAATCAGCCCGGAAGAAGGGCAGTTTCTCCACATTCTCACCAAACTCAGCGGCGCCAAACGAATCATCGAAATCGGAACGTTTACCGGATATTCTTCCCTTTGTTTTGCGAGCGCGCTTCCGTCGGACGGAAAAATTCTTTGCTGCGATATCAGCGAAGAATGGACGACGATCGCTCGCAAACATTGGAAAGAAAACGGTCTTGAATCCAAGGTCCGTTTGAAGATCGGATCTGCATTAGAAACTTTGCAAGTGATTTTAGATTCTAAATCCGCGCCGGAATGGGCGTCCGATTTTGCGTTCGGTTCTTCTACGATCGATCTGGTGTTTCTGGACGCGGACAAGGAGAATTATCCGAACTATTATCCGTTGATTCTTAAGCTTCTCAAACCCGGAGGGTTGTTGATAGTGGACAACGTTCTTTGGGACGGAAGCGTAGCGGATGAGACGCATCAGGAAATCTCCACAATTGGAATCCGCAAACTCAATGAAATGATTCACAGCGACGAGTCCGTGGATGTAAGTTTGGTTCCGATCGCGGACGGAGTTTCTTTGGTGAGAAAGAAGTAA